One stretch of Streptomyces sp. MMBL 11-1 DNA includes these proteins:
- a CDS encoding eCIS core domain-containing protein — MRSQTGTEKTYAADRPAQARRSPVAYGVPPAGLLAQQSSAGNAAVIQMMRAAGRLPAQGRHQHGDGCGHEQPEQADQADQAPVQRSAVPGVLRGAGRPMDRSTRADMEARLGADFSDVRIHNDAAAKVSAAEIGARAYTSGSHVVIGEGGGDRHTLAHELTHVIQQRRGPVAGTDNGGGLRVSDPSDRFEREADANARAALSGPAPQLQRAPSGETPGAGRPGTAQRAGEGAVQRMMPAPAAAPPALVSPTLRAVEIPASIPMVGDPSPANMRQHAALRAGDVPEVLVQVDGLTPPGPVSLVATDSMTGDVLGQSAPQNIALDNWVFTVPLAGAPGLGAVGQSVQFVEWILHAGNTSVPLPGIHPISLYRLLGAPTTANPRYEAVEAATRFAHGQTGAQDAATALRGAISATVPYNGAQVLTADPLTLLASAPNGAVCSDFANLHILLAQALGIQANAVMFWGGFMYGGRSVWASDPAMSNNTLTRVQAINPANNPPGNPQGWDFTYHAIANIGGTLHDAALNREGYDAQAIHDGLGVFLPQLLPQTTFAATAQSAFSASLAPTLDMETVHVALRQHGDQITAADFAANMLVSLPIPPGTQGVYQDPVRLSYGNLPAGITLQDDGTLSGTPTATGFYVFTVTNAMGDLVTHGLSVN; from the coding sequence GTGCGCAGCCAGACCGGTACCGAAAAGACATATGCGGCGGACAGACCCGCCCAGGCCCGCCGTTCCCCGGTCGCGTACGGAGTGCCGCCCGCCGGGCTCCTCGCCCAGCAGAGCAGCGCCGGGAACGCGGCCGTCATCCAGATGATGCGGGCCGCCGGCCGCCTGCCCGCGCAGGGCCGGCACCAGCACGGCGACGGCTGCGGCCACGAGCAGCCCGAACAGGCGGACCAGGCAGACCAGGCACCCGTGCAGCGCTCCGCCGTCCCCGGCGTGCTGCGCGGCGCCGGCCGGCCGATGGACCGTTCGACCCGGGCCGACATGGAAGCCCGGCTCGGGGCCGACTTCTCCGACGTACGCATCCACAACGACGCCGCCGCCAAGGTCTCCGCCGCCGAGATCGGGGCCCGCGCCTACACCTCCGGCAGCCATGTCGTCATCGGCGAAGGCGGCGGTGACCGGCACACCCTGGCGCATGAGCTGACCCATGTCATCCAGCAGCGCCGGGGGCCTGTGGCGGGCACCGACAACGGCGGCGGGCTACGCGTCAGCGACCCGTCCGACCGGTTCGAACGCGAGGCGGACGCCAACGCGCGGGCCGCCCTCAGCGGTCCGGCTCCACAACTCCAACGCGCCCCGTCCGGCGAGACGCCGGGCGCTGGACGGCCGGGGACGGCACAACGCGCGGGTGAGGGTGCGGTGCAGCGCATGATGCCCGCCCCGGCAGCCGCGCCGCCGGCGCTGGTCTCACCGACCCTCAGGGCCGTCGAAATCCCCGCCTCGATCCCGATGGTGGGAGACCCGAGTCCGGCCAACATGCGCCAGCACGCCGCCCTTCGCGCGGGGGACGTCCCGGAGGTCCTGGTGCAGGTCGATGGCTTGACCCCGCCCGGCCCGGTCTCACTCGTGGCCACCGACTCCATGACGGGCGACGTGCTGGGGCAGTCCGCGCCCCAGAACATCGCTTTGGACAACTGGGTCTTCACTGTTCCCCTGGCGGGCGCGCCGGGCCTGGGCGCGGTCGGGCAGTCCGTTCAATTCGTCGAGTGGATTCTGCACGCCGGGAACACCTCGGTCCCCCTCCCGGGCATCCACCCCATCAGCCTCTACCGTCTCCTCGGCGCGCCCACCACCGCCAACCCGAGATACGAGGCGGTGGAAGCGGCCACCCGGTTCGCGCATGGCCAGACCGGGGCCCAGGACGCCGCGACCGCGCTACGGGGGGCGATCAGCGCCACCGTTCCGTACAACGGTGCTCAGGTACTCACCGCCGACCCGTTGACGCTCCTGGCCTCGGCTCCCAACGGGGCTGTCTGCTCCGACTTCGCGAACCTGCACATCCTGCTGGCCCAGGCGCTCGGCATCCAGGCCAACGCCGTGATGTTCTGGGGCGGGTTCATGTACGGCGGCCGCAGTGTCTGGGCCTCCGACCCCGCCATGAGCAACAACACGCTGACCCGTGTCCAGGCCATCAATCCCGCGAACAACCCGCCGGGGAACCCCCAGGGCTGGGACTTCACCTATCACGCCATCGCCAACATCGGGGGCACGCTGCACGACGCCGCACTCAACCGGGAGGGGTACGACGCTCAGGCGATCCACGACGGTCTCGGGGTCTTCCTGCCCCAGCTCCTCCCCCAGACGACGTTCGCGGCCACCGCGCAGAGCGCCTTCTCGGCGTCGCTCGCGCCCACCCTCGACATGGAGACCGTCCATGTCGCCCTCCGGCAGCACGGCGACCAGATCACCGCGGCGGACTTCGCCGCCAACATGCTCGTCTCCCTGCCCATCCCGCCCGGAACACAGGGCGTCTACCAGGATCCGGTGAGGTTGTCCTACGGCAACCTGCCTGCGGGCATCACCCTTCAGGACGACGGAACACTCTCCGGCACTCCCACCGCCACGGGCTTCTACGTCTTCACCGTGACCAACGCCATGGGCGATCTGGTCACTCACGGCCTGTCGGTGAACTGA